A window of the Tripterygium wilfordii isolate XIE 37 chromosome 12, ASM1340144v1, whole genome shotgun sequence genome harbors these coding sequences:
- the LOC120010507 gene encoding uncharacterized protein LOC120010507 codes for MWTTVIESENESACISNMEHLEVVLQKFLVVIKYLKDVWLTPYKKMFVSAWTDRYLHFGNHTTNRVESQHAKLKRYLSSSQSDLERSMSWIHEIVLSQDTAIKASIERSRTIVQHRFNIQHLRDLCGFVSIEALNLMLIEFERLKDVEQIAYKCGCHLRRSYGLPCAHEQIMYVSKGHTLPLDAIDRFWRKLDLLPCQMLEDDDIDCSADVQMFTKHFKQQTRHVKLSWLRKLREIFRHATTSLREPAVKTNTRGRPSTKKKVATTRNNPTASIVDGTDFVQPQPREPHRHSSSSGHPESKIFEYDVFQSYEPKRHSCSSIYNTQSLST; via the coding sequence ATGTGGACTACGGTGATCGAGTCTGAAAATGAGAGCGCATGCATAAGTAATATGGAACACCTTGAAGTAGTCTTACAGAAGTTCCTGGTAGTGATAAAATATCTGAAAGATGTATGGCTGACACCATATAAGAAGATGTTTGTATCCGCCTGGACCGACAGATATCTGCATTTCGGGAACCACACGACTAATAGGGTCGAGAGTCAGCATGCTAAGCTAAAAAGATATTTGAGCTCATCACAGTCAGACTTGGAGAGATCCATGTCATGGATCCATGAGATTGTCTTGTCTCAGGATACAGCTATTAAAGCTAGCATTGAGAGAAGTCGAACTATCGTCCAACACCGATTCAATATACAGCACCTTCGGGATCtatgtggttttgtttcaatcgaGGCGTTGAATCTAATGTTGATCGAATTTGAGCGGTTGAAAGATGTTGAACAAATTGCTTACAAATGCGGATGTCACCTTCGTAGGAGCTACGGACTACCGTGTGCTCACGAACAAATCATGTACGTGAGCAAGGGTCATACTTTACcgcttgatgccattgataGATTTTGGAGAAAGCTTGATCTATTGCCTTGTCAGATGCTTGAGGATGATGACATCGACTGTAGCGCTgatgtacaaatgttcacaAAACATTTCAAGCAGCAGACAAGACATGTTAAACTCAGTTGGCtaaggaaattgagggaaatattcAGACATGCAACAACTTCTCTCCGTGAACCGGCTGTGAAGACCAACACTAGAGGGCGTCcgtccacaaagaaaaaggtagccacCACCCGTAACAATCCAACTGCATCTATTGTTGATGGGACTGATTTTGTTCAGCCTCAGCCTCGGGAGCCTCACAGACACAGTTCCTCATCCGGACACCCCGAATCGAAGATTTTTGAGTACGATGTTTTCCAATCTTATGAACCAAagagacacagttgctcctcaatttacaatactcagtctctctctacaTAG